The following coding sequences lie in one Piliocolobus tephrosceles isolate RC106 unplaced genomic scaffold, ASM277652v3 unscaffolded_22167, whole genome shotgun sequence genomic window:
- the LOC113221246 gene encoding coagulation factor VIII-like, with protein MEAYVKVDSCPEEPQLRMKNNEEAEDYDDDLADSEMDVVRFDDDNSPSFIQIRSVAKKHPKTWVHYIAAEEEVWDYAPSVLAPDDRSYKSQYLNHGSQRIGRKYKKVRFMAYTDETFKTREAIQYESGILGPLLYGEVGDTLLVS; from the exons ATGGAAGCTTATGTCAAAGTAGACAGTTGCCCAGAGGAACCCCAACTAcgaatgaaaaataatgaagaagcGGAAGACTATGATGATGATCTTGCTGATTCTGAAATGGATGTGGTCAGGTTTGATGATGACAACTCTCCTTCCTTTATCCAAATTCGCTCAGTTGCCAAGAAGCATCCTAAAACTTGGGTACATTACATTGCTGCTGAAGAGGAGGTCTGGGACTATGCTCCCTCAGTCCTCGCCCCTGATGACAG AAGTTATAAAAGTCAATATTTGAACCATGGCTCTCAGCGGATTGGTAGGAAGTACAAAAAAGTCCGATTTATGGCATACACAGATGAGACCTTTAAGACTCGTGAAGCTATTCAGTATGAATCAGGAATCTTGGGACCTTTACTTTATGGGGAAGTTGGAGACACATTGTTGGTAAGTTGA